One segment of Oscillospiraceae bacterium MB08-C2-2 DNA contains the following:
- a CDS encoding SpoVA/SpoVAEb family sporulation membrane protein, with protein sequence MAKRATPPSKSGFSIPMAFLIGGAICTIGEAFSNLYLYLGMEPDVAGACVSITLIFLSALLTGLNVYDNIASIAGAGTLVPITGFANAVAAPALEFKSEGYVLGLGAKMFIIAGPVIVYGVAAGVFYGILVFLFGFY encoded by the coding sequence ATGGCAAAACGTGCCACTCCTCCCAGCAAAAGCGGATTCAGCATCCCTATGGCGTTCCTCATTGGCGGCGCTATCTGCACCATTGGTGAAGCCTTCAGCAATTTATATTTGTATCTGGGCATGGAGCCGGATGTGGCTGGTGCCTGCGTTTCGATTACTTTGATCTTTTTATCCGCACTGCTTACCGGCTTGAATGTATACGATAACATTGCATCCATCGCAGGAGCAGGCACACTGGTTCCCATTACCGGCTTTGCCAATGCGGTGGCGGCACCTGCTCTTGAATTTAAAAGCGAAGGCTATGTTTTGGGGCTGGGAGCCAAAATGTTCATTATCGCCGGGCCGGTTATTGTGTATGGTGTGGCGGCTGGTGTGTTTTATGGCATTCTGGTTTTTCTGTTTGGATTTTACTGA